The genomic DNA CAGCGGCAGCATACAAATCGGCGACATAGTGACCAAAGGGGTAAATTAAATGAAAACAGGCGCTTAAATCGCGCCTGTTTTTACGTATAATGTCGGCACGCTCTCATAGCTCAACAGGATAGAGCAGTCGCCTCCTAAGCGATCGATCGGGGTTCGAGTCCCTGTGGGAGCGCCATTATCGTTCTATATGGCTATAACCAGGTTAAGGCCTGTGTATAGGTTGCCAGCAGCCAGAGGCTGGCCATCGCCATCACACCAGCGACAATATCATCCAGCATGATCCCCAAGCCACCGTGAACATGTTTATCCAACCAGCTGATCGGCCATGGCTTAACCATATCGAAAAGCCGGAATAACACAAAGCCCGCTAAAACGGTTTGCCAATCGGTGGTAGGCACTAACGCCATTGTCAGCCAAAACCCGACGAATTCGTCCCAAACGATCGCGCCATGATCATGCACTTGCATATCTTTCGACGCCCGCCCACAAATAGCAATGCCGGCAAGGCCACCAACAATAATTGCCACCCACAGTCCAAGGGTGCCGCCGTAATTGATAAACGCAAGATAAAACGGCACCGCAAATAAGGTACCGACCGTCCCTGGCACAATCGGTGACAAACCACTGCCAAAGCCAAGCGCAAGCAAATGGTAAGGATTGCTCAAAGACAAACGATGTTTAGGATCCGTCATGACTTGGCTCCTTAAAGTGATCCCACCCGGACAGCGTCCAGTCTAGAGGCTGATTGTCTGAGACAAGTTCAAGGCGATGGCTGCCGGTTATTTGTCCGATGCATTGCACACTCACACCACTGTGCTTGAGTGCTGTGTCTAATGTGCCACGGTGTAGCTCAGGGACAGTAAAACACAGTTCGTACTCCTCACCACTGGTCAGGGCAAGTTTTTGTGCCTGCTCTACATTGGCTTGATCGGCCAACAAGGCTTCAGAAAGAGGTAGTTGCGCCACATCGACTTTTGCACCAACACCGCTGGCGTTGAGGATATGGGTTAAGTCTGCATGTAAACCATCGGAAATATCAATCGCCGCTGACGCGATACCACGTAATGCCTGCCCAGCAGTTACTCGTGGCTGAGCCCGATAATGACGATTGATCAATGTGGTTGCGCGAGCCTTATCAACCACGGGCTTGCCGAGAATATAATCAAGCCCGGCTTGGCTCTCCCCCAGTGTGCCGGTCACAAAAATCCAGTCTCCCGGTTTGGCACCCGCACGAGTCAGCGCCTGCCCTTTAGGAACATGGCCATGTAAGGTAATGGTGATGCTTTTGGGCCCACGCGTAGTATCGCCGCCAATGAGTTGGACTTGAAAATGCTCGGCAAGGGCCGTAAAGCCTTGGCAAAAACCTGCCACCCAAGC from Salinivibrio kushneri includes the following:
- the pgpA gene encoding phosphatidylglycerophosphatase A → MTDPKHRLSLSNPYHLLALGFGSGLSPIVPGTVGTLFAVPFYLAFINYGGTLGLWVAIIVGGLAGIAICGRASKDMQVHDHGAIVWDEFVGFWLTMALVPTTDWQTVLAGFVLFRLFDMVKPWPISWLDKHVHGGLGIMLDDIVAGVMAMASLWLLATYTQALTWL
- the thiL gene encoding thiamine-phosphate kinase, encoding MTRNEFDLIRDYFARQPVKRRDVALGIGDDCALVEVPEGCQLVVTTDTLVEGTHFLPTASASDVAHKALASNLSDLAAMGAMPAWCSLALTLPEPDDAWVAGFCQGFTALAEHFQVQLIGGDTTRGPKSITITLHGHVPKGQALTRAGAKPGDWIFVTGTLGESQAGLDYILGKPVVDKARATTLINRHYRAQPRVTAGQALRGIASAAIDISDGLHADLTHILNASGVGAKVDVAQLPLSEALLADQANVEQAQKLALTSGEEYELCFTVPELHRGTLDTALKHSGVSVQCIGQITGSHRLELVSDNQPLDWTLSGWDHFKEPSHDGS